The DNA segment CATGGCGTCGGTTTCGGCGTAGCGAACGGTAATCGGTAAACGCACCCTCATATCTGCCTTCCCAGGCGCTCTAAGAGCGCCACCAGTTCCGCAGAAACCGGCTCGATGAGTTCGGCCGGGCCTTCCACCATCACCCGCACCAGCGGCTCGGTGCCGGATGGGCGCACGTTGACCCGCCCCTGGCCTGATAGCTTTTGTTCGGCCTCCTGGATGGCCTGGTGAAGCTCGGGCTGCTGCATGACCTTTTGCTTGTCTGAGACCCGCACGTTCTTCAAAAGCTGGGGGTACATGGGCAGGGCCTCGTACCACTCCGATAGGTCGCGCCCCGATTCGCGCATGGCCCGCAGGGTCAGAATGGCCGTGAGCATGCCGTCGCCGGTGGGGGCGTGGTCGAGGAAAAGCACATGGCCGCTCTGCTCCCCGCCCAGGGTCAGGGCCGAGGCTTTGAGCTTCTCGTAGACGTAGCGGTCGCCCACCGCGGTACGGTAGAAGTTGATGCCGGCCTCGCGCAGCTTGACCTCGAGGCCCATGTTGCTCATCAGGGTGCCCACCACCCCCGGCTCGCGCCGTACCAGGGCGTTCAGGTAGAGCACGTGGTCGCCGTGAAACTCGCGCCCGTGCCGGTCTACCAGGATGACCCGGTCGCCGTCGCCATCGAAGGCCACCCCCAGGTCGAAGCCCATCTCCACCACCTGTTGGCGCAAAACTTCGGGATGGGTGGAGCCGCAGCCCTTGTTGATGTTGCGCCCGTCTGGGGTGTTAAACATCACAAACACCTCGGCCCCCAGGCGCTGAAAAAGCCGGGGGGCCAGGCGGTAGGTGGCCCCGTTGGCGGTATCGAGCACCACCTTGAGGCCCTCGAGGCTGCCCCCTTTGGACGATAAAAAGTCCAGGTACATCCGCTCGGCCTCGCGGAAGTCGGAAACCGTACCGATGCCATCGGTCTTGAACTCGCGCTCCAGGAGGCCCTCAATTTCGCTTTCTACCTCGTCGGGCAGCTTGTCGCCGGCGGCGCTAAAAAACTTGATGCCGTTGTCCTGGTAGGGGTTGTGGCTGGCCGATATCATCACCCCGGCGGTGGCCCCCAGGGCCTTGGTCAGGTAAGCCACGCCTGGTGTGGGCAGCACCCCCAGGTGCTCGACCTGTACGCCCTGGGACATCAGGCCCGCGGCCAGGGCGGCCTCGAGCAGGTCGCAGGACTGGCGGGTGTCCTTGCCCAGCAGCACCACCGGCTTCTTCTGGGCGCTTTTGAAGTAGGCTCCTGCGGCCTGGCCCAGCTTGAGCACAAACTGCGGGGTCAGCGGCGGCTCTCCCGCCACACCCCGCACGCCGTCGGTTCCAAAGTATTTGCGTTCCATCTTGCACAGTTTATACCTGCTCCGAAAGGTATTCGGTTCTCTTGTCGAAGGCC comes from the Meiothermus cerbereus DSM 11376 genome and includes:
- the glmM gene encoding phosphoglucosamine mutase, with amino-acid sequence MERKYFGTDGVRGVAGEPPLTPQFVLKLGQAAGAYFKSAQKKPVVLLGKDTRQSCDLLEAALAAGLMSQGVQVEHLGVLPTPGVAYLTKALGATAGVMISASHNPYQDNGIKFFSAAGDKLPDEVESEIEGLLEREFKTDGIGTVSDFREAERMYLDFLSSKGGSLEGLKVVLDTANGATYRLAPRLFQRLGAEVFVMFNTPDGRNINKGCGSTHPEVLRQQVVEMGFDLGVAFDGDGDRVILVDRHGREFHGDHVLYLNALVRREPGVVGTLMSNMGLEVKLREAGINFYRTAVGDRYVYEKLKASALTLGGEQSGHVLFLDHAPTGDGMLTAILTLRAMRESGRDLSEWYEALPMYPQLLKNVRVSDKQKVMQQPELHQAIQEAEQKLSGQGRVNVRPSGTEPLVRVMVEGPAELIEPVSAELVALLERLGRQI